The Chloroflexaceae bacterium DNA window ATCTTCGGGGTAAAGCTCGACGCCAAAGACCGCCGCGAAGTGCCTGAGCAGGGTTGAGGCCACGGCATCAAGGGGCGGGGCATGGCCGAGCAGGCGCTCCAGCGAGGTAACGGCGCGATCGGCGATCCCGCAGGGCACAATCTGGGCGAAGCCACTCAGGTCGGTGCTGACGTTGAGCGCAAAGCCGTGCGAGGTGACGCCGGAGGCGCTGAGCCGGACGCCGACGGCGCAGATCTTGGCCCGTCCCCCGGCGACCCACACCCCGGTCAGCCCCGGAACCCGCTCGCCTGTTACGCCGTAGTCCGCCAGGGTGCGGATGATCGTCTCTTCCAGCGCCCGCAGGTAGCGGCCAAGGTCGCCGCCGTGCTGGGAGAGCTTGAGGATCGGGTACCCGACCAGTTGCCCGGGGCCGTGATAGGTCACGTCACCGCCGCGGTCGCTGGCAACCACAGTCACGCCGCGGCGGTGCAGCTCGTCGGGAGACAGGAGCACGTGGGCGGGGTTGGCGCGCGCGCCAAGGGTGATGGTGGGGGGATGTTCCAGCAGCAGCAGCGTGTCGGGGATGCGCCCGGCCGAGCGCGCGGCGACCAAGTCACGCTGCAAGGCGAGAGCCGTCGCGTAGGGCAGCATACCGGGCCGGACGAGACGGATGGTGCGCTGGACGGTGGCGGTCATGCTTCCAGTATACCACCGCCCGGGGTAAAAGCTGTAGCGCAACCCTCGGGGTTGCGCTACAGGTCATTCTAGATTTCCTCGAAACCCCCACCGAAACCGCCGAAATCGCCGAAATCAGCTTCGGCCATCGGCAATTCGGAGGCCATATCCCCGGCGGCGGCGAAGGGGTCGCCGACGGCGTCAAAGAACGCCGCCGCGACCATGCTGCCGGCGAAACCGGCGGCGAAGCTCATCAGCAGCGTGCCCGCCAGCGACCCCGCGCCGCCGAGCATGCCCTGTCCAGCGGGAGCGGCGCCGAGCGCGCGCTCGACCGTGCCGGGGTTGCGCAGTTCGGCCCGCGTTGCCACGCGCGCCAGGGGCTGCGGCTCGCTGTCAGCCGGGGTGAGTCTGGCGCGCTCAGCCTCGGGCAGTTCGGCAGAGAGAGCCTGCAAGACGTAGGCCCGCTGCTCCGGGGTCATCTGCGCAAAGGCCTCGGCGTGGGCCTGCTCGATCGTCTCGGGGGGCGCGGTGCGGAGCATGTAGCGATAGCGTTGCAGGGCCAGTTCGTACTCGTCCGGAGTCGCGCCAGGAAGGCTCTGCGCAGGCGCCGAGCCATTGAAGCGAATCGGTCCCTCGCCAAATGAGACACGCCCACCGGCCGGCTGCGGGGCGAGCTGTTCCTTCCTGCGACCGAAGAGAAAGTCAAACCAACCCATTGGTTCATCCTCCACGTGTATACACTTCACACGACGCTGACCAGAGCATTCCTCACCTGTAACCGTACCAGCCGCCGCCGCGAGGTGCAAGGGGGCCTGATCCCCTCTTCAGGAGGGAGAAGCTCTTACCGGAACATTGTCACCTTTCCCCGCTGAAGGGCCTGGGAGGCCGCATCCTCCCAAATCGTTGTCGCCACAGGGGTTATCGAACCACAGGACCTATGGTACAATTGCGCTGCAACTTCCGTAGGAAGTATAACGTCTGAGAGCCTGGCGCCAGCAGGCTCATCCGCGATCAACGGCGATTGGAACAACTCTCGGCGCCGAGAGGGCCACATGCTACGCAAAACCGGAGGCTACTGGAGGGTTGTTGAGGAATGGATCAGTCTATCATCGCCGATCTGCTTGCCCACCCCCGTGTAAGAGAAACGCGCCAGCATATTCATCATAGTGTTCCGAAGTTCGATCATCTGCTCCGCGTCGCCCGCTACTCCTACATGCTCGCCCCCTGGATGGGCGCCGACCGGCGCACCGCCGTGCGCGCGGCCGTGCTGCATGACCTGGACTCGCGTCTCGGCACCCTGACGACCCACGGGGCGATCGCCGCCCGCGTCGCCGCCGAGATGGGCGAACCGGAGGAGGTGTCCCAGGCCATTGTGAGCCACATGTACCCGTTTGGCCCCCGCCCGACCACCCGCGAGGGCTGGGTGCTGGTGGTGGCCGACAAGATGGCCTCGCTGAGCGACCTCTCGGTGTTTGTGGGCGGGTTGTTCACCGGGCGCAGCCTGCGCATTCGGAACGAACTGCGCGCCAGCGATCCGTTTTACCGGAGCCGGACGGCCCGCCGCCGGCGCCGCCGCCTGATCGCGCGTCTCTGGCGCAGCCGTGGTCGCACCGCGCTAACGCCCTGACCGGCCTGACAGACTATGTAGCCCGATCGTTTCCGCAGCGCGGGCCGGGAAACGCCGGAGGCCGCGCTGCATGACCATTTTCCCCGGCTCCCACAGAAATACCACAGACAGCAATCCAAAATCCCAAATCCAAAATCCCCCTCACCCCTCGCGCTGCTCAAGCGCCTCCCGCAGCGCAGCCATCGGCAACCCATCGAGCACGTTCTCGTTGCTCCCGGCCAGGGCGCCCCAGCGCAGCAGCGCCTCACCAGGCAGGCGATAGCGTCGCCCCAGGTCGCCGAGCAGCCAGCGCAGGGCCTGCACCTGCATGTCGGTGCTCCCGGCGGGCTGCGCCGGCCACCCTGCCGGACGCTCCAGGGTGATAGCAATGCTGATCGCGTCCACGTTCACCTGCCGGCTGTTCAGGCGCACGACGCCCACGTGCCGCGCGGCCCGGCTCTCTTCCACGAGCCGGTAGACGCCCCCGGCGATACCGACGACATAGTGGGTCGCGAACCGCGCGCGGGGGTCGCTCATCTGCGCCAGGATGTGGGCGATCGCCCCGGCTACCGCGTGCAGCACGATCAACTGCACCCGCTGCCCGCCCCGCGGTTCCTGCGCCGGTGAGGGCGGCGTGAACGGAACGATGTGAAAGCCGTCGGTCAGCGGTGGAGCATAATCGCCAGGGATCACCATCGGCTCGGTGATGGGGTCGCCGGCGTCAGAGGTTGGAGCGCCGCCCAGCGGATCCGCCACAGTCTCGTCCACGCTTCCCAGCGGGGCTATCCCCTGGAGGGCCGCCAGA harbors:
- the lipB gene encoding lipoyl(octanoyl) transferase LipB, with product MTATVQRTIRLVRPGMLPYATALALQRDLVAARSAGRIPDTLLLLEHPPTITLGARANPAHVLLSPDELHRRGVTVVASDRGGDVTYHGPGQLVGYPILKLSQHGGDLGRYLRALEETIIRTLADYGVTGERVPGLTGVWVAGGRAKICAVGVRLSASGVTSHGFALNVSTDLSGFAQIVPCGIADRAVTSLERLLGHAPPLDAVASTLLRHFAAVFGVELYPEDGVQL
- a CDS encoding HDIG domain-containing protein — protein: MDQSIIADLLAHPRVRETRQHIHHSVPKFDHLLRVARYSYMLAPWMGADRRTAVRAAVLHDLDSRLGTLTTHGAIAARVAAEMGEPEEVSQAIVSHMYPFGPRPTTREGWVLVVADKMASLSDLSVFVGGLFTGRSLRIRNELRASDPFYRSRTARRRRRRLIARLWRSRGRTALTP